ttttgcttcCTTTAATAAATCAATTCCAATTTCAACGATAttcttttattgaaaatttacCTATATCTGTGAATGAAGACTCGGACTCATGTGCTCGTTACCTCCCTGCTAATCAGCTGGTCCGTCACCGAGGCAAGTTTTTCATGGTTGCTGTCATCATCTTGTTGCTTTTGTACTTGATCATGCCTGTTTCCATTTCCATCAGTCtgtttatgtattttaaattcaGCCATCATAGTGAAAGATGAACCTGCAGAAACTACAGTGAAGTCTGGGGATAAATGTCACCGTGAGAGTTGGCTCTTAAGAAACGTATAGTGTGTAGGATGTAGTGGAAAGGCATTTGATCTTGTAAGTCACCAATCCAACAGAAAAGAGAAACACTGCCACCTTCAAAACAGCCTCAGTTACAGCTATTGGTCCAGTCAGGTTTTGAAATGATCTTCTAGTTTGATGAGTCTAGGTTGTGTCTAACAGTGCAAGTATGCTATATGACTTAAACTTCCTTTAAGTTAATGAATTTTGAGCTGATTCTCTACAATAATTGTGTGGATACAAATATAACGATTTCTAAACATCTGTTTCTTAAACATATCGAGGTAATCTGGTAACAAACTCCACCAAAACTGCTGATGCTTTGAGAGATCTGCGATCTCCAATATCTTAATTGCCAAACCTTCCTTGGTTTTTCTTTGTGTGATTCACCCTGTTTTAGAGAAGAGGCAATGCAAAACAAGGAAACTACTCATACCAAATCTTGACAGAAACAAATCCTATAAATTGCCAACCCTGAAAAGGCTATATCGTGACATGATAGCAGGTAGAAGGATGTCCACTATTAtaaccaaataaataaaaattaaagggAAAAACTTAGAAGAGAGCACAAGAAAGGGAACTTAAAAACCtgttttagagattaaaaacaGAACATCGCAGGGATAGAGCCAAGCTAGCTGAGTTGACTGTAAGTAGTGACAGATTTGGCAGAAAATGGTCAGAGAGAGATTCAAAATGATTGGAAACAATGGAGAGCAGAGGATGCTGAGTGCAGAGGCTGAGGACGGCCAAAACTGTCACAGTTGTCAATAAATGTTGGGAAATACCATAAATGTTGCTGGAGAAGGGTGGGTGTTTATTGGATGGAGAATAGCTATTGCTACTTCATAACAGAGTTTGACAAGTGATTGAGAAAATAGTGTTTCAGTTCTGATACAGAGGAGGGGACCAAATCCCAAATTGACCCctataaaattacaatttttcatatttaaatagtGTTTTGCAACCTTCTCCGAAAGTTCTAACTGCAGCTATGATTTTTTTGTCTGCAATCACTTCTGTGGTAGCCATCACCTGCCATACAGTCCTTACTACCTGCTCCTTCACTCTCCTTTCTTGAGTCATTGGTCTCTTCATCCATTTATCGTATTACCTTTGCGGTGATGCCTATATGGAACTTCTCGTCACACTTAAGCTAAGCCCTTTCACACTCCTTTCCTGAATTTATCGAAAGTTCATCATCCTTTGTATGGGAGCAGTCTTGATCTTGGGAATGTCTTTTGATACTGCTGTCCTGTCCCCATCTTTCATCCCAAACTCTGCTTGGTATGTTTGCCGATGCTGAGGGAGGCTGAGAATAACTCACCAGACATATGCCACTTGTCCAGTTCTCTCAACTCAATTGAGTTTCTATCTTCAGTTTTCTATTTGATCTGCATAATCTGAGTTCGCCCAGTTACAAAAAGTGCTCGATTTTTAAATGTGTCTATAATCCGTTCAAAAATGCACTTTGGGGTATTTCTCACGGGATTCAACAAATGTGTGCAGTCACCTCCTCAAACTGTCTCTGTTACTCTGTCATGGTTCCCGTTTGGCCAAGGGAAATCATTTATTCGTTAGAGTATCTAGTTTGGCTATTATGAAATTGGTTTTTGCATTCAATTCCTCCCACTAATTTATGGTTTGCTGTAATTCCTTCCCTTGGTACTAGGGGTGATCAGAGAAACAGGACCCAACCAAATCCACAAGATTTAGTTTGGATCAGTCTTGTTACGGgttaaaaagtgaaaaaaatggTTTAGAATGAATATGGTCAGGCTCAGATTTCTCTAATTTATTTTGTCAACATCCAAACCTCTACTATTAGCAAGAAACTTCAAGTTTTATTCACAACATGATAACATGCTTAGGCTTTGAGTAAATTACACTAATTTCCCATTAGTTTTTTTTGACATTGCACACCTCCCCTCTGTTTCTTTAACGCTTACAACAACCTCCCTTGCAGGGTTATATggtgtaatatttttaaaataattaggaGGTTGGTTTAATATATAAGGGGTGTCAATGTAATATTTTCTGAACACTTAAAGGGTTTAGTGTAGTGATGAAAAAATGCGGAGCATCTGGGGTAATTCAACAAAACTCTAGGAGTGTCAGTGTAATTCATTAGGCTTTTAAGACCATTTCACTTCACAGTTCAGACTAACTCCTTATTATGGCCATATGATATCTCACTAGTCTGACACCTATACTATATCGTTGGAGCCCAATATTTTGAAATAAGTTGCACCCAAAACCCCTTCTAAACACTAATTAAGTTCAGTTTGCGATTTAAGGCATGATTTGGGTGTCTGTAAAAGAAGCCTTTTAGACTTGGTGCCATGACTTCCCTTGCAATTTTTCTTTTGCTCATGGTAAACATACCACTTTGTAATCCATGGCaaaataattgattgaaagGGGAAGAGAACTATTAACAACAATCAATATTGATGATCCTATTTGCTGTGCTGTAATAATTGTAGATTATTCGCTATTTTTTCTTTGGCTTGAAAGAGGCATTTGGATCTGCCCCGTCATGGCTTTTGTGGCTCAGGTATGAAGTTGAATCTGTTATTCTGTATTTAATATGGTAAACATTCTTATATTCCTGACTTCCTGTTATATGGATTGCAATTTTTGGTCTGGCAGGTATAGCACCTTTTTAGTGTTATATCCAACAGGCATCAGCAGCGAAGTTGGTCTGATATACATTTCCTTGCCATTCATCAAGGTAAAGATTTAGAACAGCAAATGTCCACAATGCTTTTAGAATCCTACTGGTTTggttttgtttgtttattgGGAAtgtatattttctcttttttgccCTTATATTCACCAAGAGGAACTTACGAAGTTTGGTTTAGTCAAGAAGGAAAAAACATTATCCTCTTTTGtgaaattttcattttacaTTGCCCTCAAGTTTTGTGTTTGTTGATCTTCTGAAACATCTCACCTGCTATATTTTGCGATTCCCGAAATGATAATGGAGAAATGGGAAAAAGACTTGATACTCTGTCACTCATGAATATGATTTACTGAAACTATTTGATATGGTgttttttcattacccaagttAACGAGCTCAGTATTTTTCAGGCATCAGAGAAGTACTGCATAAGGATGCCCAACAAATGGAACTTCTCATTCGATTACTTTTGTGCTGCTGTTGTTGTATTGGGAATCTATGTTCCAGGCATGAGTTCAACATCTTTCTCACCACTAATTTGTGCTTTGACTAACATTCCTTTTGTTAACcttgtaattttttgttttgcatCATAATTCTATGCAGGTAGCATACACATGTATAGTTACATGCTTGCACAGAGGAAGAAAGCTCTATTAAAATCAAAGAAAGAGTAGAGTTAGCTTAGCATCTGTAGTGTTTATTTTTGTCCAAACATAGGAAGCATATGGACATGTCTTACTTTGGATTCACATGTAAGATAAATTCTAGGTTATTTATCCTTAAAGTCAAAACAAGGAGAGAAGGACACTAAATGATTTTATTCTTTGGTGCAAAATTCCTAATTTAAACATTCATCTAAAGGTCAAATGATCTTTGGCTGAGAAATGACTAAGCCAAGTTTCTGAAACAGTCTCTTGGAAATGTTTACATAGACAAATTctaatttgaaattattaaaatcaaatatttttctaCGCATTgtcaatttttgttttcaaaataataataaaaagttatctGGTTTTCATAAAATAGCTGTAATTTTGTTTGAGTTTCTATTATATCCATTAATTGTGTTGGTAACATATATAATGTCTCGTGAAAAATATTAGTACATGTATTTTATGCAATAAATATTgttgattttcttttttcagTATAATTGTcttgttaaaataaattcataatatatatatatatatatatatgtgtgtttttttatagtcgagaattttatttaacaattagATATTAAATTTCATACTCCGTTAACATGTTTTAATGGAAATGTCTTATAACTTGTGACTCTGAATTGGATATTTTCTTAcggaataatttttttctaattaaatatggaaaaaatgataattatatCAGAAGTGTTCAATAGAAAATAcaagttaatttaaatatttaaactcaaattcaaataaacattaaaaaagcATGGGATTTAGCACCTATGTTTTTTACTTAAGAAAATAACTTCACATTTccacttattaaaaaaattagattcaaattaattaagaaaaatggTTAAACGCAtacattttattattcttttaaaaaaattattttgaaacaaagaaaatattatgATAATATAACCAAATTCAGACATTAATTaaagttataatattttattaaaaatatcattaaatggAATAATAGtgaataaaatttgtttatatgtaaacataaatgtgattatttttaaatgagaaTGGAAATAATATGTAAGCAATGAATCAATATTTGGTGAGGATAATATatgataatttatattatttttgttgtagTAAATGTTCATGATTTTCTATCCTTGTTGAAGGCAGCACTGATCCAGACATAAACTGACAAAAGCTTGTTTCAGACTCCTAAAAGGATTAGTACTTCCTTTTAATTTCATCAATAACCGACAAATTAGTTCAATCAAActgagttaaaaaaaaattaagttgtaaaaaacttaatataattatgtttcttaactgttattatttaaagataaattaatcacaatttttaagtttaaatgTGAAAAAGTCCATAATTATAATAGAGTTCATACTTAAATTGACTTGTACATCAAGAATATGATATTGTGAAGCTTTGAGAGTGAGATTCGGCTAAGGTTGGAACTAGGACACAGTTTGCCTCTTGAAAGCAAtggttgaaaataaataaaaaataataatagaaagtTTTAGATTTGGAAAAAAACGttctacaattttataaaactttacacacaaaaaaaattgcaaaaaaaatCATGGTTGCATAAAAGAATGTTGACACTAATGACCTAGACAAGTTCTAAAATCTGTCATCTCCACAAAATtcttacaaaagaaaaaatataaaaatatttaaaactaaaaatccaataatttatcatataaaaaaaatccaataatttatcatataaaaaaaatccaaaaagttTATTAAACAAGAATTATTTGATAAACAATTTCCATTATGAAATATATTGCAGTAAGTTATTATTGTAATATCTCAACACATTACTCAAACTAATTAGAAACCCAAGAAACTAATCACACGAAACACTAAATATATTCAAGAAGTTTGTGAGTCTGTTCATATGTTCAATACTCATCAATACGGCAAAACCAGACTTTCAGCGTAATATTCAAAACATTGAAGAGTAGATGCAAAACTTAATTCGCTTATGAAACTTTCCATATGATCGTCATCTTCCTCATCAAGcatgaaagaatattttctgttttatttaatctgtctttcatctatagcaatgatacatatatataaccatagcattagaaccgtacagaaccgtacagattctttttctaacataacatctgtaattaagactaattatagacccattaatagtgattatattcctataattaagtctaattatagactcattaatagtgattatattcctgtaattaagtctaattaagtctaataatgattttgtccggtaatatccctcaagttggagcatgtaagtcttgaatgcccaacttgaccaagatggctccaaactttttagcacgctttggtgaaaaggtcagctagttgtgtatgtgtgggcacataggatggaagaaggcgcttgtgaatgatttcatctcgaacaaggtggcagtcaacttcaatgtgtttggtgcgttcgtggaagaccgggtttttagcaatgtgaagtgctgcttgactatcacaataaagacgaattgggtcaggatgaggaacatgtagccattgatcgatattcagcctcagcagaGGAGGCAGAAATCGTTTGTTGTTTCTGGGTTTTCCAAGAGATTGGGGAAGTGCCGAGTTGAATAAACCATCCGGTGAGAGATTTCCGTGTCAGTGGACAACTTGCCCAATCAGAATCACACCACCCAAAGAGTTGTAAGTTGTTCTCTCGAGGTAGGAGTATTCCTTGTCCAGGATGCCCCTTTAAATATCGAACAACACGGAGAGCAGCTTGCCAATGCTCAGAGCgtggattttgcataaattgagataaagcttggacactgtaggcaaggtcaggtcgagtgaaacacagataaattaacctcccaacaagtctacgataagtagccgggtcagaaagaaaagaaccagtAGCAGAGCtcaatttgtgattttcttcacATGGTGTAGTGGCGGGCTTCGCACCCAACAATCCGACTTCAGTAATAATATCTAAGGCATATTTCCTCTGACAAAGGAAGATTCCGTTGGGGGAGCGAGCAACTTCAACCCCCAGGAAGTACTTGAGGCGGCCTAAAT
The sequence above is a segment of the Phaseolus vulgaris cultivar G19833 chromosome 2, P. vulgaris v2.0, whole genome shotgun sequence genome. Coding sequences within it:
- the LOC137811321 gene encoding very-long-chain (3R)-3-hydroxyacyl-CoA dehydratase PASTICCINO 2A-like — protein: MAGFFSLLRRLYLTAYNLTLFVGWFQVLFTVLKTLKDSGHENLYHAAEKPLFFSQTAAVLEILHGLVGLVRSPVTATLPQIGSRLFVAWGILWSFPETRTHVLVTSLLISWSVTEIIRYFFFGLKEAFGSAPSWLLWLRYSTFLVLYPTGISSEVGLIYISLPFIKASEKYCIRMPNKWNFSFDYFCAAVVVLGIYVPGSIHMYSYMLAQRKKALLKSKKE